A stretch of Bos taurus isolate L1 Dominette 01449 registration number 42190680 breed Hereford chromosome 5, ARS-UCD2.0, whole genome shotgun sequence DNA encodes these proteins:
- the OR6C372 gene encoding LOW QUALITY PROTEIN: olfactory receptor 6C68 (The sequence of the model RefSeq protein was modified relative to this genomic sequence to represent the inferred CDS: inserted 1 base in 1 codon): protein MEIIGEKSEVCDEKQRTTLILLGLTDDPELQVQIXLLFLTYTLSLTGNMTIITLTFVDSHLKTPVYFFFKNVSLEISFTSSCIPRYLYSIATGDRVIAYNASVIQVSFTDFCGLTEFFLLATMSYDCYVAICKSLHSVTIMSNRVCRILVIFCWMAGLCVLIPPLSLGLNLKFCDSNKIDHFGCDAFPLLKISCSDTWLKEQMVIICAVLTLNMTLICVVLSYACIIKTILRFRSAQQRKKPFLTCSSHMRVVSITYGTCIFIYLNPTAKGEVTIKKVVSLLIFSVSSMLNSFLYTFRNNQVKKAFKDSMKRIALLSSKYERIFLKYHLKRIGRRLFRSL, encoded by the exons ATTGGAGAGAAGTCAGAAGTCTGTGATGAGAAACAGAGAACAACTCTCATTCTGCTGGGACTGACAGATGACCCAGAGCTGCAGGTTCAAA ATCTTTTATTCCTTACCTACACACTGAGTTTAACTGGAAACATGACCATCATCACACTCACATTTGTGGATTCCCACCTGAAAACACCAgtgtactttttctttaaaaatgtgtccTTGGAGATCTCCTTCACATCTTCTTGTATCCCCAGATACCTGTATAGCATAGCTACAGGTGACAGGGTCATTGCCTATAATGCTTCTGTCATTCAAGTATCTTTTACTGACTTCTGTGGATTAACAGAATTTTTTCTGCTGGCCACCATGTCCTATGACTGTTACGTGGCCATCTGCAAAAGCTTGCACTCTGTGACCATCATGAGCAACAGAGTCTGCAGGATTCTCGTCATCTTTTGTTGGATGGCTGGTTTGTGCGTATTAATCCCACCACTTAGCCTTGGTTTAAATCTAAAATTTTGTGACTCTAACAAGATTGATCATTTTGGCTGTGATGCATTTCCTTTATTGAAAATTTCATGCTCAGATACATGGTTGAAGGAACAGATGGTTATAATCTGTGCTGTGCTGACCCTAAATATGACTCTTATTTGTGTAGTTCTGTCATATGCCTGCATCATCAAGACAATTTTGAGATTCCGTTCTGCTCAGCAAAGGAAAAAGCCCTTTTTGACCTGTTCTTCTCACATGAGAGTGGTTTCCATCACCTATGGCACATGCATTTTCATCTACCTGAATCCTACAGCAAAGGGAGAAGTGACCATTAAAAAAGTGGTTTCACTCctcattttttctgtttcatctatGTTGAACTCATTTCTTTATACCTTCAGAAACAACCAAGTTAAGAAAGCCTTTAAGGACTCAATGAAAAGAATTGCCTTGCTCTCATCTAAGtatgaaagaatatttttaaaatatcatctcaAAAGGATAGGAAGGAGACTTTTTAGAAGCTTATAG